One Mus musculus strain C57BL/6J chromosome Y, GRCm38.p6 C57BL/6J DNA segment encodes these proteins:
- the Gm21380 gene encoding Y-linked testis-specific protein 1-like, whose product MTSLKKKSRRKPSSQALGNIVGCRISHGWKEGNEPVTHWKAIILGQLPTNPSLYLVKYDGIDSVYGQELHSDERILNLKVLPHKVVFPQVRDVHLAGALVGREVQHKFEGKDGSEDNWSGMVLAQVPFLQDYFYISYKKDPVLYVYQLLDDYKEGNLHIIPETPLAGARSGDDNDFLIGSWVQYTRDDGSKKFGKVVYKVLANPTVYFIKFLGDLHIYVYTLVSNIT is encoded by the coding sequence atgacatcactcaagaagaagagtaggaggaagccttcttcccaggccctggggaatattgttggctgcagaatttctcacgggtggaaggaaggtaatgagcctgtcacccattggaaggccatcattctaggtcaactgccaacaaacccttctctttatttggtgaagtatgacggaattgacagtgtctacggacaggagctccacagcgatgagaggattttaaatcttaaggtcttgcctcacaaagtagtttttcctcaggtgagggatgtccacctcgcaggcgcactggttggcagagaggtacaacacaaatttgaggggaaagatggctctgaggacaactggagtgggatggtgctagcccaggtgccattcttacaggactatttttacatttcctacaagaaggatccggtcctctacgtctatcagctcctggatgactacaaggaaggtaacctccacatcattccagagacccctctggctggggcgagatcaggtgatgacaatgacttcttaataggttcctgggtgcagtacaccagagatgatggatccaaaaagttcggaaaggttgtttacaaagttctagccaatcctactgtgtactttatcaaatttctcggtgacctccatatctatgtctatactctggtgtcaaatatcacttaa